The following are encoded in a window of Scleropages formosus chromosome 7, fSclFor1.1, whole genome shotgun sequence genomic DNA:
- the LOC108926355 gene encoding cytochrome P450 2J6-like yields MLGTLILLWVGFWLLLFLFRTRRPKNFPPGPWPVPIFGNLLQLNLANPIKDLGKLSERYGKVFSLYFGERPAVVLNGLQAMKEAMVIRAVDFAGRPLGMMVTHLGDGKGIVMADYSPSWKEHRRFALMTLRNFGLGKKSLEDRILEEISYVTTLLERSDGKSINPQILFHKAASNIICSILFGNRYEHDDEFLQRLLKIFREITTMVNGPWTMLYDTLPFLKYFQLPFKKTFENMEILKKIAADQIAQHKSTQVPEEPRDFIDCYLDEMEKRGEGFSLFNESQLIILCVELHIAGTDTISNTLLTAYLYLTTHPDVQARCQQEIDAVLGDRAHASFEDRHKMPYVQAMIHEVQRMANIIPLSVFHRTTKDTQLMGYNIPKGTLIIQNLTSVLYEESQWKFPHDFNPSNFLNEQGEFVKPEAFMPFSAGPRMCLGEGLARMELFLFLVTLLRRFQFVWPEDAGLPDYTPVFGVTVSPKPYSMGVRLRCLQTE; encoded by the exons ATGCTGGGCACATTAATTCTGCTCTGGGTCGGGTTTTGGCTTTTACTCTTCCTATTCAGGACTAGGAGACCCAAGAACTTCCCCCCTGGTCCTTGGCCTGTACCAATCTTTGGGAATCTGCTGCAGCTAAACCTGGCCAATCCTATCAAAGACCTGGGCAAG CTGTCAGAGCGCTATGGGAAGGTTTTCTCTCTGTATTTTGGGGAAAGACCTGCGGTGGTATTGAATGGTCTACAGGCCATGAAGGAAGCAATGGTCATTCGAGCTGTGGATTTTGCAGGACGACCTCTAGGAATGATGGTAACTCATCTGGGTGACGGAAAAG GTATTGTTATGGCTGACTATAGTCCCAGCTGGAAGGAACACAGACGCTTTGCTCTGATGACACTGAGGAACTTTGGTCTGGGGAAAAAGTCCTTGGAGGACAGGATTTTGGAGGAGATATCCTACGTCACCACACTCTTGGAAAGAAGTGATG ggaAATCCATAAATCCTCAGATTCTGTTCCACAAAGCTGCATCCAACATCATTTGCTCCATTTTGTTTGGGAACCGATATGAGCATGATGATGAATTTCTACAACGTCTTCTTAAAATATTCAGAGAGATCACTACCATGGTCAACGGCCCTTGGACTATG CTCTATGATACGCTACCATTCTTGAAATACTTTCAATTGCCTTTTAAGAAGACCTTTGAGAATATGGAAATTCTGAAGAAGATTGCTGCAGACCAAATTGCTCAGCACAAGAGCACCCAGGTCCCAGAAGAGCCTCGCGACTTCATTGACTGCTACCTGGACGAAATGGAAAAG AGAGGTGAAGGTTTCTCCCTCTTCAATGAAAGTCAGTTAATAATCTTATGTGTGGAGCTCCACATTGCTGGAACAGACACCATCTCCAATACTCTCCTCACTGCCTACCTGTACCTCACAACTCACCCAGATGTTCAGG CGAGATGTCAGCAGGAGATTGATGCTGTGCTTGGGGACAGAGCACACGCCTCCTTTGAGGACAGACACAAGATGCCGTATGTGCAGGCCATGATCCATGAAGTCCAACGCATGGCCAACATTATACCTCTTAGTGTCTTTCACCGTACCACGAAAGACACACAGCTGATGGGCTACAACATTCCCAAG GGCACCCTCATTATTCAAAACCTTACATCTGTACTTTATGAGGAGAGCCAGTGGAAGTTCCCCCATGACTTCAACCCCTCAAACTTCCTGAATGAGCAGGGAGAGTTTGTGAAGCCTGAGGCCTTCATGCCTTTTTCTGCAG GCCCTCGGATGTGTCTTGGAGAGGGTCTTGCACGCATGGAGCTCTTCTTATTTTTGGTCACTCTGCTGCGTCGCTTCCAGTTTGTCTGGCCTGAAGATGCTGGGTTGCCTGACTACACCCCTGTTTTTGGGGTAACTGTGTCACCAAAACCATACAGTATGGGTGTCAGGCTAAGATGTCTTCAGACAGAATGA
- the LOC108926205 gene encoding cytochrome P450 2F2-like yields the protein MLGTLLLLWIGFCLLFFLFKTRRPKNFPPGPQPIPIFGNLLQLNLRNPIKDLEKLSERYGKVFSLYFGGRPAVVLNGFQAMKEAMVAQAVDFAGRPHGMMISQITEKKGVILADYGPSWREHRRFALMTLRNFGLGKKSMEDRILEEISYVTTLLERSDGKSVDPQSMFHKAASNIICSIVFGTRYDHNDEFLLHIINTFREITKMINGPWAMIYDTLRFLRIFPLPFMKVFQNVELMKTIVSDQTTQHKKTRVPGEPRDCIDCYLDEMEKREDGFSSFDESQLTYFALELHIAGTDTTSNTLLTAFLYLSTHPDIQARCQQEIDAVLGDRAHASFEDRHKMPYVQAMIHEVQRMANIIPLSVFHRTTKDTQLMGYNIPKDTIIIQNLTSVLYEESQWKFPHDFNPSNFLNEQGEFVKPEAFMPFSAGPRMCLGEGLARMELFLFLVTLLRCFQFVWPEDAGLPDYAPVWGAVQTPKPYKLGIRQRGF from the exons ATGCTGGGCACACTACTCCTGCTCTGGATCGGCTTCTGTCTCCTGTTCTTCCTCTTCAAGACTCGAAGACCCAAAAACTTCCCTCCTGGTCCACAGCCTATACCAATCTTTGGGAATCTGCTGCAGCTGAACCTGAGGAATCCCATCAAAGACCTGGAGAAG CTATCAGAACGCTATGGGAAGGTTTTCTCTTTGTATTTTGGGGGAAGACCTGCGGTCGTACTGAATGGTTTTCAGGCCATGAAGGAAGCAATGGTCGCTCAAGCTGTGGATTTCGCAGGACGACCTCATGGGATGATGATAAGCCAAATCACAGAGAAAAAAG GTGTCATACTTGCTGATTATGGTCCCAGCTGGAGGGAACACAGACGCTTTGCTCTGATGACCCTGAGGAACTTTGGTCTGGGGAAAAAGTCGATGGAGGACAGGATTCTGGAGGAGATATCCTACGTCACCACACTCTTGGAAAGAAGTGATG GGAAATCTGTGGATCCGCAGAGTATGTTCCACAAAGCTGCATCTAACATCATTTGTTCCATTGTATTTGGGACTCGATATGACCATAATGATGAATTTCTTCTGCATATCATAAACACATTCAGAGAGATTACCAAAATGATCAATGGACCTTGGGCTATG ATCTATGATACACTACGATTCCTGCGAATTTTTCCACTGCCCTTTATGAAGGTGTTTCAGAATGTAGAATTGATGAAAACTATTGTGTCAGACCAAACTACTCAGCACAAGAAAACACGGGTCCCGGGAGAACCTCGAGACTGCATTGACTGCTACTTGGATGAAATGGAAAAG AGAGAAGATGGTTTTTCCTCCTTTGATGAAAGCCAGTTAACATACTTTGCTCTGGAGCTCCATATTGCTGGAACAGACACCACTTCAAATACCCTCCTCACTGCATTCCTGTACCTCTCAACTCACCCAGACATTCAAG CGAGATGTCAGCAGGAGATTGATGCTGTGCTTGGGGACAGAGCACACGCCTCCTTTGAGGACAGACACAAGATGCCGTATGTGCAGGCCATGATCCATGAAGTCCAACGCATGGCCAACATTATACCTCTTAGTGTCTTTCACCGTACCACGAAAGACACACAGCTGATGGGCTACAACATTCCCAAG GACACCATCATTATTCAGAACCTTACATCTGTACTTTATGAGGAGAGCCAGTGGAAGTTCCCCCATGACTTCAATCCCTCAAACTTCCTGAATGAGCAGGGAGAGTTTGTGAAGCCTGAGGCCTTCATGCCTTTTTCAGCAG gTCCTCGGATGTGTCTTGGGGAGGGACTTGCACGCATGGAGCTCTTCTTGTTTTTGGTCACTTTGCTGCGTTGCTTCCAATTTGTCTGGCCTGAAGATGCTGGGTTGCCTGACTACGCTCCAGTATGGGGGGCAGTCCAGACACCCAAACCGTATAAACTTGGAATCAGACAAAGAGGATTCTAG
- the LOC108926356 gene encoding cytochrome P450 2F2-like, with product MLNTLLLLWIGFCLLFFLFKTRRPKNFPPGPQPIPIFGNLLQLNLRNPIKDLEKLSERYGKVFSIYFGARPAVVLNGLQAMKEAIVTQAVDFAGRPSGLLVSHATEKRGVIFADYGPSWREHRRFALMTLRNFGLGKKSMEDRILEEISYVTTLLERSDGKSMNPHTLFHKAASNIICSILFGTRYEYDDEFLQHIIHLYMDNTKIANGPWAMLYDTLPMIRRIPLPFQRVFHNMNELKRISADQIAQHKSSRVPGEPRDFIDCYLDEMEKRGNGGSNFDERQLIMYILDIHVAGTDTTSNTLLAAFLYLMNHPDVQARCQQEIDAVLGERAHASFEDKHKMPYVQAMIHEVQRIANIVPLSVFHRTTKDTQLMGYDIPKDTLIIQNLTSVLYEESQWKFPHDFNPSNFLNEQGEFVKPEAFMPFSAGPRMCLGEGLARMELFLFLVTLLRRFQFVWPEDAGEPDYTPIFGVTLTPKPYSMGVRLRCHQAE from the exons ATGCTGAACACGTTACTCCTGCTCTGGATCGGCTTCTGTCTCCTGTTCTTCCTCTTCAAGACTCGGAGACCCAAAAACTTCCCTCCTGGTCCACAGCCTATACCAATCTTTGGGAATCTGCTGCAGCTGAACCTCAGGAATCCCATCAAAGACCTGGAGAAG CTATCAGAACGCTATGGGAAGGTTTTCTCTATATATTTTGGGGCAAGACCTGCGGTGGTACTGAATGGTCTTCAGGCCATGAAGGAAGCGATAGTAACTCAAGCTGTGGATTTCGCAGGGCGACCCAGTGGATTGTTGGTCAGCCATGCCACTGAGAAAAGAG GTGTCATATTTGCTGATTACGGTCCCAGCTGGAGGGAACACAGACGCTTTGCTCTGATGACCCTGAGGAACTTTGGTCTGGGGAAAAAGTCGATGGAGGACAGGATTCTGGAGGAGATATCCTACGTCACCACACTCTTGGAAAGAAGTGATG GGAAATCAATGAATCCTCACACCCTGTTTCACAAAGCCGCTTCTAACATCATCTGTTCTATTCTGTTTGGGACCCGATATGAGTACGATGACGAATTTCTTCAGCATATTATTCACCTATACATGGATAATACCAAGATTGCCAATGGACCTTGGGCTATG CTCTACGATACTCTTCCTATGATTCGTAGGATTCCTCTGCCTTTTCAAAGGGTCTTTCACAACATGAATGAACTAAAACGGATTTCCGCAGACCAAATTGCTCAGCACAAGAGCAGCCGGGTCCCAGGCGAGCCCCGAGACTTCATTGACTGCTATTTGGATGAAATGGAAAAG AGAGGTAATGGAGGCTCTAACTTTGATGAACGCCAGTTAATAATGTATATTCTGGACATTCATGTTGCTGGAACAGACACTACCTCCAACACCCTTCTCGCTGCCTTCCTGTACCTTATGAATCACCCAGATGTTCAAG CGAGGTGCCAGCAGGAGATTGATGCTGTGCTTGGAGAGAGAGCACACGCCTCCTTTGAGGACAAACACAAGATGCCTTATGTGCAGGCCATGATCCATGAAGTCCAGCGCATTGCCAACATTGTACCTCTTAGTGTCTTCCATCGTACCACCAAAGACACACAATTGATGGGCTACGACATTCCCAAG gACACCCTCATTATTCAAAACCTTACATCTGTACTTTATGAGGAGAGCCAGTGGAAGTTCCCCCATGACTTCAACCCCTCAAACTTCCTGAATGAGCAGGGAGAGTTTGTGAAGCCTGAGGCCTTCATGCCTTTTTCTGCAG GCCCTCGGATGTGCCTTGGAGAGGGTCTTGCACGCATGGAGCTCTTCTTATTTTTGGTCACTCTGCTGCGTCGCTTCCAGTTTGTCTGGCCTGAAGATGCTGGGGAACCTGACTACACCCCTATTTTTGGTGTGACTCTCACACCAAAACCATACAGTATGGGTGTCAGGCTAAGATGTCACCAGGCAGAATGA